Proteins from a single region of Chryseobacterium sp. T16E-39:
- a CDS encoding glycosyltransferase family 2 protein: protein MPLTLAVITYNEEYNIVRLLDALCDIVDEIIIVDSYSTDSTKEIILRQYPKAKFFEKKFNGYGEQKNHALKFCSNDWVLFLDADEVPNKELKKSIKQITSLQNPEFCVYKAKFNNHLGTRLIKHGGWGTVSRERLFKKDAAKYSDDKVHEYLVTNQKSGTLEGRLDHYTYKSIHCHVSKINKYSDMMAEKMFDNGKRIKRFKIIVSPVFEFVKVFIFKLGFLDGFAGYYVAKTMSYYTFLKYIKLREKIKISELQKKCSQKNI, encoded by the coding sequence ATGCCCCTTACCCTAGCTGTCATTACTTATAATGAAGAATATAACATTGTAAGACTTTTAGACGCTCTTTGTGATATTGTTGATGAAATTATAATCGTTGACAGCTATTCTACAGACAGTACAAAAGAAATTATTCTTCGCCAATATCCAAAAGCGAAGTTTTTTGAAAAAAAATTTAACGGGTATGGTGAACAAAAAAACCATGCCCTAAAGTTTTGTTCTAATGATTGGGTCCTATTCCTGGATGCGGATGAAGTTCCCAATAAAGAGCTTAAAAAGTCTATCAAACAGATAACGTCTTTACAAAATCCAGAATTTTGCGTCTATAAGGCGAAGTTTAATAATCACCTAGGGACTCGTTTGATAAAGCATGGAGGCTGGGGAACAGTTTCCCGTGAGAGGCTTTTTAAAAAAGATGCAGCAAAATATTCAGATGATAAAGTGCACGAATATTTGGTTACAAATCAAAAGTCAGGAACTTTAGAAGGAAGGCTTGATCATTATACCTACAAAAGCATTCATTGCCATGTTTCAAAGATCAATAAGTATTCTGATATGATGGCTGAAAAAATGTTTGACAATGGAAAAAGAATTAAAAGATTCAAAATAATAGTAAGTCCTGTTTTTGAGTTTGTAAAAGTTTTCATTTTTAAACTTGGTTTTCTTGACGGGTTTGCAGGATATTATGTTGCCAAAACCATGTCTTACTATACCTTTCTAAAGTATATTAAATTACGTGAGAAAATTAAGATATCAGAACTTCAAAAAAAGTGTAGCCAGAAAAACATATGA
- a CDS encoding polysaccharide deacetylase family protein yields MYHQVEEKSTDSLTVSLENLEQQFKYLKEKNYSSKFFSEIDQPAKKSIILTFDDGYKNNFDYLPALLEKYNLKAVIFIPTKFIQEGYNDHQMMTFEDIKGLDSRFFEIALHTHVHENLRNLSPEVIEKDLETNMQILNQHHINYKKVLAYPYGKYPKSKEDKKIFFMVLEKLGIDFAVRIGNRANYYPSKKYELCRIDIKGDDSLENFKLKLIFGKLKLF; encoded by the coding sequence ATGTATCATCAGGTGGAAGAGAAAAGTACCGACAGCCTTACGGTAAGCCTCGAGAATCTTGAACAACAATTTAAATACTTAAAAGAAAAAAATTATTCTTCGAAATTCTTTTCAGAAATAGATCAACCAGCTAAGAAAAGTATTATACTGACCTTTGACGATGGCTATAAAAACAATTTCGACTATCTTCCGGCTTTGCTGGAAAAGTATAATTTAAAAGCGGTCATATTTATTCCTACAAAATTTATTCAGGAAGGATACAACGATCATCAAATGATGACTTTTGAAGATATCAAAGGGCTTGATTCCAGGTTTTTTGAAATTGCACTTCATACCCACGTACATGAAAACCTTAGAAATTTATCTCCGGAAGTAATTGAGAAAGATCTCGAAACAAATATGCAAATACTCAATCAGCATCATATCAATTATAAAAAAGTTCTTGCGTATCCTTATGGAAAATATCCTAAAAGCAAAGAGGACAAGAAAATCTTTTTTATGGTTCTGGAAAAACTGGGAATCGATTTCGCCGTAAGAATTGGAAACAGAGCAAATTACTATCCTTCCAAAAAATATGAGTTATGTAGAATAGATATAAAAGGGGATGATTCCTTAGAAAATTTCAAATTAAAACTTATCTTTGGGAAATTAAAACTGTTTTAG
- a CDS encoding glycosyltransferase family 2 protein: MINISGLIITYNEEKNIKEVLECFDFCDEIIIIDSFSNDKTLEIAKANPNVKIIQNKFEDFTKQRNLALDEAKNDWVLFLDGDERITPALRAEIINELDKPDKKDAYYFYRKFFFAGKPIHYSGTQTDKNFRLFRKSKARYILEKKVHETLEVSGTIGELKNKLLHFSVSDYESYKQKMIHYGILKGQELSNKGKKFNITTQYSKTAFKFFKAYILRLGILDGKEGYQLSFLQALSAYETYESLKKEQN; the protein is encoded by the coding sequence ATGATAAATATAAGTGGCTTAATCATAACATATAACGAGGAGAAGAATATAAAAGAAGTCCTTGAGTGTTTTGATTTTTGTGATGAAATTATTATTATTGATTCTTTCAGCAATGATAAAACCCTAGAAATTGCTAAAGCTAATCCTAATGTGAAAATCATCCAAAATAAATTTGAAGATTTTACTAAACAACGAAACCTGGCTCTAGACGAAGCTAAAAATGATTGGGTCCTTTTTCTGGATGGTGATGAAAGAATTACACCTGCACTAAGAGCTGAAATCATTAATGAATTGGATAAACCTGATAAAAAAGATGCTTATTATTTTTACAGAAAATTTTTTTTCGCAGGAAAACCTATTCATTACTCGGGAACTCAAACCGATAAGAACTTCAGACTATTTAGAAAGTCAAAGGCAAGATATATTTTAGAAAAAAAAGTACATGAAACATTAGAAGTTTCAGGAACAATTGGAGAATTAAAAAATAAATTACTCCACTTCTCCGTTTCTGACTATGAGTCTTATAAGCAAAAAATGATTCATTATGGGATTTTAAAAGGACAGGAGTTATCAAATAAGGGAAAAAAATTTAATATAACAACACAATATTCTAAAACAGCTTTTAAATTTTTCAAGGCATACATTTTGCGGTTAGGAATATTAGATGGAAAAGAAGGATATCAGCTTTCATTTTTGCAAGCATTAAGTGCGTATGAAACCTATGAATCATTAAAAAAGGAACAAAATTAG
- a CDS encoding glycosyltransferase family 4 protein has translation MGIKRKIKNYIYLKNHYPLSEKIITPDEHKKNILIVDSQIPTFDKDSASNRITEIAKFLAKHYNVYLMDWRKAIPKVESKKYIKNLNDHNVIVYTPFIGKYGIMKGKKHFIDTLLPKLDFVWCHRPELFEYYLDFFRKEAPKAKIVYDMVDIHYLRMERGLEIKYDKNRAKELVHYKYIETELCKKADKIAVISDKEKEFMTSFVDESKLFTVSNVHNLKVKPEDMPPFEKRNSIFFIGTFLHDPNVDAVEILYHKIMPLVWKTLPELKITIIGSEAPQSIVDMNSEKFEIAGFVENIIPYYENCFASVSPLRFGAGVKGKIGQALEYTLPVLTTEIGAEGMFLEDGITALISGNEDYQKFADNIIEICSNKQTWDTLHNNSEKAIYPFSIDAQRDEIFKMLQ, from the coding sequence ATGGGTATTAAAAGAAAAATAAAAAATTATATATATTTAAAAAATCACTATCCCTTATCAGAAAAAATCATTACACCTGATGAGCACAAAAAAAATATACTGATCGTTGATAGTCAGATCCCAACTTTTGATAAAGACTCTGCATCAAATAGAATTACAGAGATTGCCAAGTTTCTTGCCAAGCACTATAATGTGTATCTTATGGATTGGAGAAAGGCAATCCCGAAAGTTGAATCGAAAAAATATATTAAAAACCTGAATGACCATAATGTCATTGTTTATACCCCATTCATTGGTAAGTATGGAATCATGAAAGGCAAAAAACATTTTATTGATACATTGCTTCCCAAACTCGACTTTGTATGGTGCCATAGACCTGAACTTTTTGAATATTATTTAGACTTTTTCAGAAAAGAAGCACCCAAAGCGAAAATAGTTTATGATATGGTAGACATTCATTATCTTAGGATGGAAAGAGGTCTTGAAATTAAATATGATAAAAACAGAGCCAAAGAATTGGTTCATTATAAATATATTGAAACTGAACTCTGTAAAAAGGCTGATAAAATCGCCGTCATCAGTGATAAAGAAAAAGAATTTATGACCTCTTTTGTTGATGAGTCAAAATTATTTACAGTAAGTAATGTTCATAATTTAAAAGTTAAGCCTGAAGACATGCCTCCTTTTGAAAAGCGCAACAGCATATTCTTCATTGGTACTTTTTTACATGACCCTAATGTAGATGCGGTAGAAATCCTATATCACAAAATTATGCCTTTGGTTTGGAAGACTTTACCTGAATTAAAGATCACAATAATCGGTTCTGAAGCTCCACAATCCATAGTAGATATGAATTCTGAAAAGTTTGAAATTGCCGGTTTTGTAGAAAACATTATTCCTTATTATGAAAATTGCTTTGCCTCAGTATCTCCTTTAAGATTTGGAGCGGGTGTAAAAGGCAAAATTGGACAGGCATTAGAGTACACCCTTCCTGTATTAACAACTGAAATAGGTGCGGAAGGAATGTTTTTAGAAGATGGGATTACAGCATTGATTTCAGGAAACGAGGACTATCAGAAATTTGCTGATAATATTATTGAGATATGCAGTAATAAACAAACCTGGGATACCCTACACAACAATTCTGAAAAAGCTATTTATCCATTTTCGATTGATGCGCAGAGAGATGAAATCTTTAAGATGCTGCAATGA